One genomic segment of Impatiens glandulifera chromosome 6, dImpGla2.1, whole genome shotgun sequence includes these proteins:
- the LOC124943900 gene encoding LOB domain-containing protein 30-like — translation MSIKANSRTRIRACGACKFLRKKCLEDCIFAPYFDSGEGIVNFAAVHKIFGASNVTKLLTNVPIHKRPDTVFTLNYEAHARLRDPIYGCMSEIRDLQNQVINLQSEISCLQAQVARQPPPQQQPPSSLSMLDSPFADAGTYDMSLPLYEFDPNIGSSHQQANSWAANLQQFHDHNTFAGAPVGGVGEEFARELLLRYGRSAPSMPPWP, via the exons atgagCATCAAGGCCAATTCTCGCACAAGAATCAGGGCATGCGGGGCCTGCAAATTCTTGAGGAAGAAATGTCTAGAGGACTGCATATTCGCACCTTACTTTGATTCCGGTGAAGGAATTGTAAATTTTGCGGCCGTTCATAAGATTTTTGGAGCGAGCAACGTTACAAAGCTTTTAACCAATGTCCCAATCCACAAACGACCCGACACCGTTTTTACTTTAAACTACGAGGCTCATGCTCGTCTCCGAGATCCTATTTATGGTTGCATGTCTGAGATCCGTGATCTCCAAAATCAG GTGATCAATCTACAATCGGAGATTTCGTGCTTGCAAGCCCAGGTAGCCAGGCAGCCGCCACCTCAGCAACAACCGCCATCTTCTCTGTCCATGTTGGACTCCCCTTTTGCTGACGCTGGCACCTATGACATGTCACTACCTCTTTATGAGTTTGATCCAAATATTGGATCATCTCATCAGCAGGCCAATTCATGGGCAGCAAATCTGCAGCAATTCCATGATCATAACACTTTCGCCGGAGCTCCGGTGGGCGGGGTTGGGGAAGAGTTTGCCAGGGAGTTATTGCTGAGATATGGAAGATCTGCCCCAAGCATGCCACCATGGCCCTAA
- the LOC124943898 gene encoding LOB domain-containing protein 18-like, translating to MSINTNSKIRACGACKFLGKRCLDECIFAPYFDSDEGTAIFESVHKIFGANNISKLLTNIPIEKRANIVFTVCLEAEARLRDPVYGCMSEIYALQNQIITLEAELSSMQAQVAMQQSPLYEFDLNLGSSQEAADQNTFAGAPVGGSDAEEFAREFPN from the exons ATGAGCATCAATACCAATTCTAAAATCAGAGCATGCGGAGCCTGTAAATTCTTGGGAAAGAGGTGCTTAGATGAGTGCATATTTGCACCTTATTTCGATTCCGATGAAGGAACCGCAATTTTCGAGTCCGTTCATAAGATTTTTGGAGCCAACAACATTTCCAAGCTTCTAACCAATATCCCGATCGAAAAAAGAGCCAATATCGTTTTCACTGTATGTTTGGAGGCTGAGGCTCGTCTCCGAGATCCTGTCTATGGTTGCATGTCTGAGATCTATGCTCTCCAAAATCAG atcataACTCTAGAAGCTGAGCTTTCTTCAATGCAAGCCCAAGTAGCCATGCAGCAGTCACCTCTCTATGAGTTTGATCTAAATCTTGGATCATCTCAGGAGGCAGCCGATCAGAACACTTTCGCCGGAGCTCCGGTCGGCGGCAGTGATGCGGAAGAGTTTGCTAGGGAGTTCCCTAATTGA
- the LOC124943897 gene encoding LOB domain-containing protein 18-like, whose protein sequence is MSTKAKSRTGIIVGRCGACKFMRHKCLDNCIFAPYFEHDQGTAKFETVHKIFGASNVKKLLTNIPIHKRADATFTLYYEASARLQDPIYGCISQLYCLQNQVITLQAELSSLQAHVAMQPPPQPPPQPPPQQIPPSSLSVSDFPFAGGATSDMSHLAGAPVASGGGEELLLKNQGSDPSMPPGPN, encoded by the exons ATGAGTACCAAGGCCAAATCCCGCACTGGAATCATTGTTGGGCGATGTGGAGCCTGCAAATTTATGCGACATAAATGCCTCGACAACTGCATTTTCGCACCTTACTTCGAACATGATCAAGGAACCGCCAAATTTGAGACCGTTCATAAGATTTTCGGAGCAAGTAATGTTAAAAAGCTTCTAACGAATATTCCGATCCACAAACGAGCCGATGCCACTTTTACTTTATATTACGAGGCTAGTGCTCGTCTCCAAGATCCTATCTATGGTTGCATATCTCAACTCTATTGTCTCCAAAATCAG gtcaTAACTCTACAAGCTGAGCTTTCGTCCTTGCAAGCCCATGTAGCCATGCAGCCGCCACCTCAGCCGCCACCTCAGCCACCACCTCAGCAAATTCCGCCGTCTTCTCTGTCAGTGTCGGACTTCCCTTTTGCTGGTGGTGCCACCTCTGACATGTCACATCTCGCCGGAGCTCCGGTGGCCAGCGGTGGTGGGGAAGAATTACTGTTGAAGAATCAAGGATCTGACCCAAGCATGCCACCTGGCCCTAATTGA